The genomic stretch CCTCGATGCCCGCGGCGGTTGATCCGGCGCCGCCCCGTTTCACCGCACCAACGTGCTTCAACAGCAGCTCGGCCGCGAGGTTGTCGCTCTCGACATTACACTGCGCGACGGCCTCGTCCAGGCGGTGTGTCACCGCGCCGACACGCGACGCGCGCGCGGGCACCATCCCGCGCTGCACCGCGCCGCCGTCGTGCAGTTCCACACCCGCGCGCTTCAGCGCCGCGCGGAGGCGGCAGACGAAGGTCTGTTCGGGCTGCCTGTCGGCCACGTCCTCGTGTTCCGTCGTGCCTCTCTGCACGGTGCCGTGTATCACGATTGTGGTGCCGAGCGGATCGCCGCCGATCTCGAAGCGATCGCGCGCGCCGCTGCGCGCACTGCTCCGTATCACACCCAACACGCAGGGATCGACGTCCGTCACGGAGACGGGTTCGCCGTCCTTTGCGGGTGCGGCGAGCGCGAGGCGGCGCACACCCCCGTTGCTCGCAAAAGCGCTGAGCACGGGCGCCGACACCGAGGGCAGATCGTCCCACATCCAACCCGGACCGTAGGACAGCGTGTCGAGCGCCGAGCCGTCGAGTGCGAGGGCCGCGAGACGTGTCACACCCGCGGAGCGTATCAAGTCCGCCAATTTTTGAATATCTTCACTGCGCAGCAGCGGATCGCCGGAAGCCCGGATCCACAGCGTGGCTCCGCCCCCAGCGCTGCTGTCGATATACGCGGCCGTTTCGAAGGCGAAGTCGCGCGGCAGCCCAAGCAGTGCGGCCGCCGTGGTGAACAGCTTGGTGTTCGAGGCCGGACGCAGCAACAAATCCGTATTCCGCGAAAACAAAACCGAACCCGACTCCATGTCCACTATCTCCACCGCTGCCAGCGCCCGTGTGAACAGCGGCGAAGCCAGCTCGCGCTGCACCGCGGCGCGCAGCCGTTCCGCCGCCTCGTCCCGCGTCTGTGTGGACACCTCTGTTGTAATGATCAGGAGCAGCGCGGCCGCGGGCAGGATGTGTGCGAGGCGGGATAATCGTTGGACGGGATTCATGGCGGCGGTGTTTCTGTGTGGGATGCTGTGTGTGCCGCGGGCGGATGCGGCTCCGGCTGCCGACAGTCTCGAATACGCGGCGTTTGCCGTGCGCCTGCGCGCGGTGTTTACCGAGGAACAGGCGCGCGCCATCATATCGAAATTGCCGCCGAAGTGCAAGGTCTATGGCTACGACATCGGCGACATCTCTTCCGATTCGCTGCCGGACGTGGTGCTGTCGTACAAGGCCGACGACGCGCCGCGGCGCGAATTGGGCGTGGCCATCTTGCTTGCGGAAGGGAAAGACTTCAGGCCCGTGCGCACACTGGCGCGCACCTACATCTCCGAACCCATCGAAGTGGGCTTTTCCATCGACGAGGGAGTGTGTCATATCACACGGAAACGCGGCGAGTACAATTGGGAGATCACCGGGTACACCGCGCGGGGCGGAGTCTTCCGGCAGGCCGATTATTGGGAAACGAGTCGTGTGCGCTCCGGCGGTGCGAGTGTCGGATTCGAACAGCACACCGATTTCCGCACACACCGCAGCAGCGAATCGTATTACCGGGTCAGCGACGGCAAGGTGCTGCTGAAACACGAGGCCACCGCGCTGCCCGTCTATCCTGTTGGAACAAAAATTTCGTCGGACGACGCTATCCCCATTGCTGACACCACGTACCGGTCTTTGGTGAAAGGATCTTCAAGCTGGTCCGGACCCGACGACTGCGCACTTTTTTCCTCCGCGGTGTACGATACGAGTCACTTGTATCTGACCTTTCGCGTGCTGGACGACCGCCTGCTCAGCGGGGCGGATCCGGAGCACAGCGACCGCATGGTCCTGTGTTTTGATCCGTCCCTGCAGAAAAAACTCGAGGGCACGGGAAAAACGCGTGTACCGGATGAGAATACGCTGCTGCGCATCACCGTACTTCTGGGCGACGGAGCAAAGATGCCTCCCGTGGTTATGGTGTCCGCCCCGGCGGAAAAAGAGAAGGACAGCCGCCGGCCCGTGTCGCGTCTTGTCAAGGCGAAAGTGGAGAAGGAAAGCGGGGGAGTGTACATGGTGACCTGCACCGTGCCGCGGCAGATGTTTCCGCGCGACGCCATCTCCATTCCTTTCAGCGCGGGCTATTACGACATCGACATGCCCGAGCATCCCGAGTGGGTCACCGTCGCCGCCACCTCCGACGATTTTGATCCCGCGCGTCCCGCCACCTACGGTCGTCTCTACCTCCTCGAAGCCGGCGCCGTGCCCTTCGAACGTGAAAACCTGAACGTCCGATCCCTCCTTGCCCGAATGCAGCGTGCAGGTGTTGTGGGCGGATAGTTTGGAGTAGGGAGTAGGGAGTTGGGAGCGCGACAACGAAGCAGTGTCACGCCGAGCGGAGTCGAGGCGCGACGGCACTGAATCAGACGATCAGACGATTGGAATATATAAAACCCGCCGACCCGATTCCCTGCGTTGTATTCGGCGCATGCGTAACCCAGGGATCTCATCCGCAGGGGCGACCGGCGGTCGCCCTACGCGTACAGCGCCGCGATCAGACGACCGGACGCCCCGATTCCCTGCGCTCCGTTCAGCGCCGCATGACCGTCATCAACCGCGAGACGGTCGCGTCACCGGTCGTAAGTGTGCAGCGATACACTCCCGCGGGAAGCTGTGTGACGTCGAACGTGACCGCGTGTCGACCCGCCGCAAGCGTTTTATCGACGACGATGCCCACGATGCGACCGAGGAGGTCCGTGACGAGGAAACGCGTCTGCCGCTCGGCGGGCAGATGGAAGCCGAACGTCGTCGTGGTCGCCGCAGGATTCGGATGGTTCTGCGCGAGTTCCAGCGCACCAGGCACCGCTGTGATAAGGACGGAGAGCGGCCGGTACGTCGTGCGTGTTCCGTCGTGGTCCATCTGCACCAGGCGGTACTCCCACGCACCCGGCTCCGCGCGGTCATCGGTAAATGTGTACGTGTCTCCGGCGGCTCTGCCTGCGGCGATGTAGCC from Ignavibacteriota bacterium encodes the following:
- the dacB gene encoding D-alanyl-D-alanine carboxypeptidase/D-alanyl-D-alanine-endopeptidase, with product MNPVQRLSRLAHILPAAALLLIITTEVSTQTRDEAAERLRAAVQRELASPLFTRALAAVEIVDMESGSVLFSRNTDLLLRPASNTKLFTTAAALLGLPRDFAFETAAYIDSSAGGGATLWIRASGDPLLRSEDIQKLADLIRSAGVTRLAALALDGSALDTLSYGPGWMWDDLPSVSAPVLSAFASNGGVRRLALAAPAKDGEPVSVTDVDPCVLGVIRSSARSGARDRFEIGGDPLGTTIVIHGTVQRGTTEHEDVADRQPEQTFVCRLRAALKRAGVELHDGGAVQRGMVPARASRVGAVTHRLDEAVAQCNVESDNLAAELLLKHVGAVKRGGAGSTAAGIEAGRALWAGMGVDTAAVRLVDGSGMSFYNLVSAASIGALLRGMYRSPQRDRYVASLAVMGTSGTLARRLVNAEGARHVRGKTGTVSGVSALSVYVLPPSGRPLSVVMLMQNFAGGHTPYRAVQDSIVLHCLAYAVRRSR